The Oxobacter pfennigii genome has a segment encoding these proteins:
- a CDS encoding pyridoxamine 5'-phosphate oxidase family protein has product MELHGATERSSKKASGGINIVLATCADNKVTARMMCHINDGLTIMFSTNKNSQKVKQIGKNPNVALAIGNLKIEAAAELSGHPSSHPFFLEEYPGKFPHLGKIYSSTPDDLLIIAKPIKISFYKFTGRPCEDVLEIENKRAYRIELN; this is encoded by the coding sequence ATTGAATTACATGGAGCTACAGAGCGAAGTAGTAAAAAAGCTTCAGGCGGAATAAATATTGTACTTGCTACTTGCGCCGATAACAAGGTAACAGCACGAATGATGTGCCATATTAACGACGGTTTAACAATCATGTTTTCAACGAATAAAAACAGCCAAAAAGTTAAGCAAATAGGGAAAAATCCCAATGTCGCTTTAGCTATTGGAAATTTGAAGATTGAAGCAGCTGCAGAACTTTCCGGCCACCCCAGCAGTCATCCTTTTTTCCTTGAAGAATACCCCGGGAAATTTCCTCATCTGGGCAAAATCTATTCAAGCACACCAGATGATCTGCTTATCATTGCCAAGCCGATAAAAATATCGTTTTATAAATTTACGGGTAGGCCTTGCGAGGATGTCCTGGAGATAGAAAATAAACGTGCATATCGTATAGAACTTAATTAA